CTCGCCACATGCCGGACTTCCGCGCAGCGGAGCGCACCCTGCAGATACTCACGCAGGTGGCGGGCCGGGCGGGCCGGGGAGACAAGCCGGGCCGCGTGATCATCCAGACCTGGCAGCCGGAGCACCCCTCGATCGCCGCCGCCGCGATCCACGACTTCGGGGGATTCGTGGAGAAGGAGCTCGAATACAGGAAGAAGGCCGGCTATCCGCCGTTCGGCAGGATCGCATGCGTGAGGATATCCTCGCTCAAGGCCGACCTGGCAAAGAAGACCGCGGAACGCCTCGGCCTGGCCATGAAGGATGCGGCAGGCCAAAGGGACGGCATCATAATCCTAGGCCCTGCCACTGCCCCGATGGGAAAGATAAGGAACAGGTACCGCTGGCAGCTGCTCATAAAGGCGCAAGGCGCCCAGGCGCTCTCATCCTTCCTCGCAAGGATCGGCCATCTGCTCGAAGGCAGAGAAAAAGGGGCCAGGATCTCGATCGATATCGATCCCTCAAACCTGCTCTAACCCTCATCAAGCCCCTCAAGATAGCTATTTTGCCCAGTATTATCAATTAGTTATAAATTAAGAAAAAAATATTCCCTCCCACGCAACTTGAGCCCCCCTGCGGACCGATAACTATTGTGGAAGCAGAAACAGAAGTTGGGAGTCAAAAAGTTCGACCCCCCCCTTTGGGCCCTTCAGCGATAGTGTTGGAGGGTCCTTTTTTTTGCTTTTGCCTTGCCTTGGTTCCTTGCCTATAGTGGGCGCATGATTCGCAAAATCGTGAAATACCCCAGCCCGGTGCTGACGCAGAAGGCAAAGCCGATCTCAGAGGTCACCGAAGAGATCCGCCGGCTGCTCGACGACATGGCGGAGACCATGTACTCGGCGGACGGCGTGGGACTGGCCGCGCCGCAGGTGGGCGAGTCCGTGCGCGCGATCGTCATCGACATCACCGGCGGAGAACAGAGCGAGCAAGACGGCCTGATGAAGATGGTCAACCCCGAGATAATCGAGCGGCAGGGCGAGATCGAATACGAGGAGGGCTGCCTCTCGGTGCCGGACATGCGCGTGCTCATGAAACGCAGCGAGCGCGTCAAGGCGAGATACCTGGACGAGAAAGGCCTGGAGCATGAGATCGAGGCGGAAGGACTTCTCGCCGTCGCCCTCCAGCACGAGATCGACCACCTCGACGGCGCCCTCATCATCGACAACGTGAGCCGCCTGAAACGCAACATGTATCTTGCGAAGCGCAAGAAGGAAGACGACCATCCAGTCGCACTTTAGCCGATGAACATAATCTTCATGGGGTCAGCGGCATTCGCAGTCCCGGCGCTCGAAGCGCTCGTCAAGTCGCATCACGACATCCTCGAGATAGTCGCGCAGCCGGACAAACCCGCCGGCCGAGGCATGCAGATCCGCGCCTGCCCGACGGCGGAGTTCGCGAAGGAGCGCGGCATACCGCTCTATCAGCCTGAGGGCGTGAGAAAACCCGAGGTGCTGCGGCACTTCCTGAAGCTCGCGGCCGACCTCATCGTGATAATAGCGTACGGCAGGATGCTGCCGCGGGAGCTCATCGACATGCCGCCGCACGGGACGATCAACGTGCACGCCTCGCTGCTGCCGAAATACAGGGGCGCCGCGCCGATAAACTGGGCCATAGTCAACGGGGAGCGAGAGACCGGCGTGACCACAATGTTCATCAACGAGGAGATGGACGCCGGGGACATCCTCCTTGAGGCCAAGACCCCGATCGGCGAGAGCGAAACCGCGCCCGAGCTCCACGACAGGCTGGCGCGAATGGGCGCAGACCTGCTGAAGGCGACCATACGCGAGTTGGAGGAAGGGAAACTCACCCCCACCCCGCAGGACCACCGCAAGGCCACGCAGGCTCCGATCATAAAAAAAGAGGACGGCCTGATCGATTGGTCCCTGACCGCGCGCGCCATATTCAACCGCGTGCGCGGCTTCACGCCCTGGCCCGGCGCCTACACAAATCTCGGAGACAAGACGCTGCGCATACACAGCGCGGAGATGACCGAGGATGAAAGAAAGGCGGCGCCCGGGACCGTTATCGAGGCGCAAGATCGGCTTTGCATCGCCTGCGGCGAGGGTATATTGAAGCTCGTCGAGGTCCAGCTGCAAGGCGGGAAGAGGATGCCGGCCGCCAACTTCCTGCGCGGGCACAAGCTCTCGTCCGGAGAGAGACTGGGATGAAGAAGACGCTCATAGCTCCGTCCATACTATCCGCCGACTTCTCGCGCCTGGGCGACGAAATCAGGGAAGTGGAGGCGTCCGGCGCGGACGTCATACACGTTGACGTGATGGACGGACACTTCGTGCCGAACATCACGATCGGAGCGCCGGTCGTGAAAAAGATCAGGCCGGTGACCAGGCTGCCGCTGGACTGTCACCTTATGATCGAAAACCCCGAGAAGTACATAGCGGACTTCGCGAAGGCAGGCGCGGACTGGATATCGGTCCACGTCGAGACGTGCGACCTCGCGAAGCTCCTGCCTGCAATAAAAAAACTCGGCTGCAGGGCCGGCTCGGTGATCAATCCGCCGACCCCGGTCGAAAAAGTCATCCCCTTCGTGGAGCTCTCCGACTTCGTGCTCGTGATGACGGTGAACCCCGGCTTCGGCGGGCAAAAGATGATCGATGACTGCATAAAGAAGATCGCGATAATTCGCGAGCACATAGAAAAACACAAGTTGGCCACAGAGATAGAGGTAGACGGCGGCATAAACCAGGAGACGATCAAGAGGG
This bacterium DNA region includes the following protein-coding sequences:
- a CDS encoding primosomal protein N' codes for the protein RHMPDFRAAERTLQILTQVAGRAGRGDKPGRVIIQTWQPEHPSIAAAAIHDFGGFVEKELEYRKKAGYPPFGRIACVRISSLKADLAKKTAERLGLAMKDAAGQRDGIIILGPATAPMGKIRNRYRWQLLIKAQGAQALSSFLARIGHLLEGREKGARISIDIDPSNLL
- the def gene encoding peptide deformylase; translation: MIRKIVKYPSPVLTQKAKPISEVTEEIRRLLDDMAETMYSADGVGLAAPQVGESVRAIVIDITGGEQSEQDGLMKMVNPEIIERQGEIEYEEGCLSVPDMRVLMKRSERVKARYLDEKGLEHEIEAEGLLAVALQHEIDHLDGALIIDNVSRLKRNMYLAKRKKEDDHPVAL
- the fmt gene encoding methionyl-tRNA formyltransferase — protein: MNIIFMGSAAFAVPALEALVKSHHDILEIVAQPDKPAGRGMQIRACPTAEFAKERGIPLYQPEGVRKPEVLRHFLKLAADLIVIIAYGRMLPRELIDMPPHGTINVHASLLPKYRGAAPINWAIVNGERETGVTTMFINEEMDAGDILLEAKTPIGESETAPELHDRLARMGADLLKATIRELEEGKLTPTPQDHRKATQAPIIKKEDGLIDWSLTARAIFNRVRGFTPWPGAYTNLGDKTLRIHSAEMTEDERKAAPGTVIEAQDRLCIACGEGILKLVEVQLQGGKRMPAANFLRGHKLSSGERLG
- the rpe gene encoding ribulose-phosphate 3-epimerase: MKKTLIAPSILSADFSRLGDEIREVEASGADVIHVDVMDGHFVPNITIGAPVVKKIRPVTRLPLDCHLMIENPEKYIADFAKAGADWISVHVETCDLAKLLPAIKKLGCRAGSVINPPTPVEKVIPFVELSDFVLVMTVNPGFGGQKMIDDCIKKIAIIREHIEKHKLATEIEVDGGINQETIKRAFDAGAGIIVAGSAIFDTGDYKRSITELREAAR